Part of the Tetragenococcus koreensis genome, TATTTTCGTGTGGGTAATCATATTCTTGAAAACCAGCTGCACGTAGTATATCTTGTGCCTCCTCACGCTTTTCTTTTAGAAAAAGAACAAGAAGATAAGATGTCGTTGATGTTTGATGGATTGTTTCAAGATAAGAATTTTGTAGTTGCCCCATTTCCTCTTTCAAATGTTTAAGTTCAGGGTTGGGAACTGTGCCTAACAATCCTCGGGTCTCTTTAAATGTTTTTAAAATAGCAGGCTTTTCTTCAAAGTACTGCCATTTATTCAGTTCGTCTTCTTGAGCAGATAGCTCTTGTCTTTCTTGTTCAATTGTACGTAACCGTTTATCTTGTTTTCTTAAATCAGAGTAAACTTTCTGCCAATCAAATGTGTGGGCATGTTCTGAAAGTTCCCTGAGCGTATAATGGCGTAATGGCTGCCGCAGTGCTTGGATCATACCAGGCTTTTCTACGTATTGGTCCAAAAAGCTGCGTGCCCACGAAACGTTACCGATTTGATTTTCAACTTTATCTGTTTCAGGGTGCTCTTCCATCTGGCTAAAAAAAGAACTTGCTTCTTTGTTAAATTTATCAGCTGAAAAAAGCTCTATTTGCTGGAAATCTTGCAATTGTTCCATTACGGCATCTTGATCATTGTAAAAAGTGATCAAATTGAATCTTTGCATTTGTTCAATTGCCATATTCATTCACAACCTTATTTATAATGATGCCAAGCGCCTTTTCACGCATTTCTGGTGAAATCGTCTGTAATTGTTCGACGTCTTTTTGCGTTTGGTCAAATAACGGTTCTTTAATGCTGCGGAATTCTTCATCGAACTTTTCACGAATTTCTTGTTTACGCTTTTCTTCGTTTTCATCTTGTTCTTCTTGAAAACGAGCGATTCTTTTATCGCTTTCTTGTTGGTCCTTACGTGCTTGTTCTTTTACTTCATTAAGCATTTCATCCGCCTGCTCTTCTGCTTTAGCTAATTGCTGAATCGCATCAACACTCATTTGTCACACTCCTTTTTTTGGTTTTGGCAAAGCCCTAAAAAAATCCTCTACTTAGCTAAGAGGATAATGAAACGGTCTTTTATTGCATTAATTTAACCAAAGGATAACCTGCTAACTTATTTAAAAATAATTGCTCGCTCTCATTAAGTAGGATATACATATTATCTTTGACTTTTTTTGATTCGCCTGAAGATGGAAAAACATGTTCTGCTAAGTTTCGAAGTTGAACGCAAGAGTGCTTTCCTTCAATTGCATAATAAACATCGATCATAAAAATATTTTCAATTGGTTTAGCTAATCTGAAACCGCCGCCTTTACTAGAGGTAGATGTAACCACACCGCCTAGCACCAATTTACGTAATATTTTTTTCAGATACGAATCAGAAACGCCTAATTGTTCACTGATTCGATAACTTTTTACGGAGCTATCTCCTTCTTCTTTTGCTAAAATAAGAAGAATACATACTGCTTCTTCCAGGCTTTTTTTTAACCTCATGACCATTTCTCCTTTGAAGGACAAATAATATCCACAAATAATTGTAGCAAAAATAAATAACATCAGCAAGGATGACGCAAGGTATTCCAATTTTTTACACACTTATGAAGATAATGTGAACTATTCATTTAAGCAATAAAAAAAACGAAAGACATTAAAAACCTGCCTTCCGTTTTTTCCAACAAATTAGTTTTAATAAATGAATGTATAGCAAGTCACATACTAATTAAGTGAACACGCACCATATTTTCATGCATCGATAAATCCTCCACCACTGTCTGATAAGATAACGTCCGCGGTAATTCTACCGTATAAACGTTAGTGTAGATTCTACTATCTCCTCTTTTTTTCACTTCAAAATCAACGTCTTTTACATCAATGTCTTTATCTTTAAAATAATCCGCGATAAACTCTTTGGTCGTTGCCTTATGCACAAAACTAATCTCAATTTTTTTTAAGGTAGGAATATTGATCACTCGTTTTAGCACGGACAACACTAGCATTATTCCAATAAAGCCAACAATTGCAATCCGATAATTTCCCATACCAATAGCTAGCCCCAAACCAGCAACCGTCCACAATGAAGCTGCAGTCGTCAATCCACGAACTACCTGTTTGGTAACAACAATCGTTCCGGCACCTAAAAAGCCAATACCACTCACTACTTGTGCAATCAAACGTGCTTCATCAGCCCGGATTACACCCGCAAATTCAGGGTTGTTTTTAGCAATTTCCAATGCAGTATAGGTGATTTCTTTTTGAATCATTGCGATGAGTGCGGCTCCAATACAAACTAAAATATGTGTACGAATTCCAGCAGGTCTATTTTTAAATTCGCGGTCAAATCCGATAAACCCTGAAAAAACAGCTGCTAATAACATACGTAAACAAATTTCATAAATTGACAAATTGCCTATCAATAGAGTGTGCCTCCTTCCATTTAAAAAATCCGAATGGTTTTTTTAGAATCATTCGGATCAAGCTATTCATTGAAAACATAAATTTATCCTTCAGTGCTTTGCCAAGCGTTCATGCCGCCTTGGATATTGACAACATCATAATCCAAACTTACTAAGTAATCACAAGCACGGGCATTTCTTATACCGGCTTTGCTGATGACATAGTAGGTTTTATTTTTAGGTAGATTTTCAGCTTCAGTCACAAATTCACCAATTGGCAAATTAATGGCCCCGTCAATATGATTTTTTTCAAAGTCCTCTTTTTCTTGCACATCTAGGATCGTAATCGATTCATTTCGCAATTTTTCTGCTAATTCACCCACGGTAATCGAAGGATACATCACAAACGCTCCTTATTTATTTCTTCTCTTTTGATAGTAGTCGAATCTACAAAGTTTGTCAAAAATTATACGTTTGTATGTGTCAAATTTTTTGAGGTTGAATAAAAAATGACCTTTGGGACAGACACTTTTTGTATTTTTTTACCTCACGTTCGTTCGGTTAGACCTCATGATATCTAACAAAAACAAGTTTTTATTAGATATAATTCGGTGTCGTTATTAATTGCTCCAATCCTTTGGCGAATTGGCCTAAAGGGGCACTTTTAGCTTTTCCTTCACCAATTTGGCCCTTAAATGCCCCTTCATGCGTTTGAAAGTTAGGCTTTTTCTGTACCCAACGTTTCATGGCTTTCCAACGCTTTTCCTGGGCGAGTACATCATTCGGTAAGGCTTCATATTGGTTCAACCAACCGTCAAATTCTTGGTTTCTTAAACTATCAATGACACGCATCATGGCCTGCGCCCCTGTTTTTGTCCATAAACGACCTTGGCGCTTCATCCGGTAGGTCATCTTCCGATGGGTACTTTCGATTGTGCCAATACAAGCTTTGGGATCCACGATTCCTCGGGCTTTCCGAGGTTTTAAATACGGCCAATTCCTTTGAAGATAATGATGGAGTAAGCGCAATTGTTCCAAGGATTCGGCTTCCTTTTCTTCGATCAAACTTTCCGAGGTATCTAAGACAAGCTGGACCTCTTGCCAATCATAATGTTGGATCGCCTGGATCATCCGATTTTGAAGTTGCGGGACAAAAGACAGGCGTTCTTTGATTTTCCGATGGACATGATACCGATCACGAAAGTGTTCATGACGTAAACAGCCTAAGGAAAGTTCATCAAACACAGCTTTTTCATAGCCTGAACCTCCATCACTATTGGAAACGACAACGGTATTTGTTAGATCATAATGCGCTTGAATATAGTTCATTATTTCTTTTTGCGCTTGTTGTCGATTGAGATGACTGACAAAGTGAGGAGCGATCATTTCCGAGCGATGCCCGACTTTCTGGCTCCCTTCACTTACTTGAAAACGATGGATTTCCAGCGACTGCTTCTTCTGACCGCCAATCTTCACTCCGTCGCCTTCTAGATATAAGTAGGGCACTTTTTTCTTAGAAATGTCCCCTCGTAACGACTTTCATGGGTACTTCGTGTCTGAACCAGTTCTCCGGTTTTGACCACCAGTTGTTGCACATTTTGATGGCTCATACGCCAAGAAGTCAAACAGTCGATCGCTTGGGAGACGTGACGGTAGACCATCGTTGTCCCCAATTGGGAAACGTTGCGTAGCACAAGAGAGCTATAACGGAGGCTCTTCCGAATACCCAGAAATTCATCCAAAGGATAACGAATTTCATTGGCTTGATTTTTCATTCGGCGGCGAACATAGGTCACGGTGCCAAATAAGAAAGTCACCGTTCGTTCACTTTTACGGTCCACTTGAAAGCCTTCCTTTTTGCATTGGGCCGAAACCTCCGCATCGAGAATTTGGAAGGCAAGTTGTGTTATCGTCGCTAGGAGTTGGGCAAAAAAGACCATCATGGCTTTTTCTCTTGCTAAAAAATTCGTTTCCTTCTTCATTACTTCAACTAAATCTGTTACAATAGACTCCATAAGAAACCGCCTCTGTTATTAGTGCCTGTCACAGCCCAATAACTAGAGTAACGGTTTCTTTTTTATTCGTCTAGCATTAACCTCAATAAATTTTACACTTAGTATACGTTTTCAGGCGCTTTCTTTTTTAAAGGGAATAACAAACGCAAACCGTTAAATAGTACCAGCAACGTGCTCCCTTCATGAGCTAAAACCCCTAGGCCGATATCCATCTTCCCGACAATATTTAACACACTGAGTAATAAGACAACACCCATTGCAAAAATAATATTTTGCCAAATAATTTTATCTAGCTTTTTGGATAATTTATACGCATATTCAAATTTTAAAAGATCATTTTGCATAATAACCGCGTCTGCAACATCAATCGCAACGTCTGTGCCATCCCCCATAGCAAAACCTATATCAGCTTTTACTAGCGCAGGAGCGTCATTAATACCGTCTCCTATCATGGCCGTTTTTCCATACTTATTTTGTAAAGATGTGATCGCTTCTGCTTTATTTTCCGGTAGGACATTACTATAAACGTCATCAATACCTAACGCATGAGCGACAGCTTCACCCGTTGTTTTCGCATCTCCTGTAATCATTAAAGTATTGACCTGTTGTTTTTTCAGATAAGCAATCGCCTCTGCTGCTTTTTCATCGGCTTTATCCATGAGTGCGATAAGCGCCACAGCCTCTTCATCTTCACTAAAATAAATGACGGTTTTACCTGCTGAAGCAAATTCTTTAGTTTTTGCTTGAATATCATCAGAAACATTATCAAACAAACTAGGTTTACCGATTCGATAATGTTTTCCTTCATATTCAGCAACGATTCCTTGACCAATTTCATTGGTCACGTCCATTTCAAGTGATTGTAATTCTCCATATTCCTCTAAAATCGCCGTAGCTAATGGGTGGTTCGCACTTTCTTCCATTGTAGCAATAATCTGCTGCCACTTGATTTGTTTCGCTTTATCTTTATAAAAAGAGTCAGTAACTACTGGTTTACCTTTTGTTAGTGTTCCCGTTTTATCAAAAGCCACCGCTTTAATAGACGACAAATTGGCAAGATAAGCGCCACCCTTAAATAAAATACCTTTTTTAGCTAAATTTGAAATAGCCGATAAAGTGGCTGGTACCGCACTAACAGCAAGCGCGCAAGGCGAAGCTGTAATTAACAAAACAATTCCGCGATAAATACTCATCTCCCAACTCCAATTAAATAATACAGGCATGATTAATACGAATACAGGTACGATGAATAAAACACTTTTGACATAAATTGGTTCAATTTTTTTAATTTTTGTTGCCGCTTTTGGCAAATTATTTCGCGATTGCTCTACTAATCGTAGAATATCAGCAAACACTGTTTCTGAAGAATCTTTTGTCACTTGCATGACAAACGTCCCTTGACCATTAATGGTACTGGCAAAAACTTCCTCTTCCTCCAGCTTTTCTTTTGGCATACTTTCACCATTAATAGAAGATTCATCAATCGTCGTATGTCCCTTGATAATAAAACCGTCTGTTGCGATTTGGTCTCCAGGTAAAACTTTCAGTTGATCGCCGACATTCACTTCTTGCACGTTAACCATCTTCGTCGAACCATCTGATTGTAGTAGACGTGCTTGAGTAGGATTCATTTGTAACAAGTTCGTGATTTCTTTTTGACTTTTTCCCTCAGCAAATTCTTCAAGAAAATGAGCCCCTGCAAAAATCAAAATCAACAAAGCACTTTCATCAAAACTTCCTATAGCCATAGCTCCTAAAACGGCTAATGTCATTAGTAGATGCACATTAGGATGAAACTTATTTTTTTCTTTTGTATCTGTTATCGTTTCGACGATACCTTCAATTATCACATGAAAGCCAGCCAAAACAACCGCAACTCCAAATAGAAAATTAGAAACTAATGTTGAAAATGGGCCAAATAATGCTAATAAATAAGCAACGACGCCTATAAAATACATAGGGATTTCGCCAGGCAAGTGACCCGCATGTTCATGCGTGTTTGATTGATAGTCATCAGATTCATGTTCAGCCGTACGATATGTCTTATCCATATTCATGTATCTCCTTATTATTATTTATTCAAATAGTCAGCAAGCGCTTATATGAATATATAATCATTTGTTTAATTTTAGTTTACATGAATATCCGTTCATTTGTCAAGCGAATTCCCATTGAATTCCTAAAAAACTCTTATGATGTTAGGACTTAAGTTAATACCTTTTTGTGCATAAATTATTTGGACAACCCCCCCAGTGAAGCTTTAAGTGTAAAACTGATTGAACGTAAGAAGCTTACTTATTCGTTTCTTTTTATCGTTTATAATAGAATATAAATATACGAGTTATTCACTTTCTGGAAAATAAGATTAAGGAGAGGTAGTCATGATTCATGAAGTAGATAAAAATTATTTAAAACGTTGTGTAGAACTAGCTGAGATTGCACTAATGAATGGCGATGCACCATTTGGATCGATATTAGTGTCACAAGAAGGTAAAATTTTATTTGAGGATCATAATAAAATTGCCAGCGGAGATAACACCCGCCATCCTGAATTTGAAATAGCACGATGGGCCGCAAATCATTTAAACGAAGCCGAACGCAGAGAAGCTGTCGTCTATACTTCTGGTGAACATTGCTCCATGTGCGCTTCAGCACATGGACTTGTAGGTCTCGGATGAATCGTATATGCCAGTTCGATCGAACAGTTAAAAAAATGGAATAAAGAAATGGGAATTGAAAATGGACGTTTAAAGGGGCTTTCGATTCAAGAAGTTATTAAGAATACTAAAGTAGACGGACCAGATGAAATTCTTTCAGAAAAAGTACGGATGTTACATTACAGATATCACAATAAAGAAACAAAATAATAAAAAAAGATGAGATACCAATTCTATGGCTTCTCATCTTTTTTACATTCATAATGTTTTCAATCAAACAGATTTCACTGCATCATTAATCGGTTCATTACCTGACAACACTTCAAATTCTTTATGAATAGTTGAATCATTTTCCAAAGAAGCCAATATGGTTTGAGCAACATCTTGCCGTGGCACTTCGCCATGTCTATTCCCCATGCCAACTTTGATTTTGCCAGTACCTTCTTCATCAGTCAGTGTGCCTGGATGGATAATTGTCCAGTCAAGTTCCGTACGATTTTTCAACCATTCATCCGCATAGTTTTTGGCGATCGTATAAATCTTCAACGGCCAGTCATTTTCGATCCCTTTAGCCATTTGCTTTCGTCCGGTACGGAAGGTACTTACCATCACAAAACGTTTAACGTTTGCTTTTTCAGCAGCTGTCATTATTTTTATCGCACCATCTAAATCAACCATGACCGTCTTATCTAAGCCACTGCCACCTGCACCTGCGCTAAAAATGACCGCCTTAACGTCGTTCATTGCTTCAGCAAATTCTTCAATAGAATTATGAACAATATCCAAAACTGTAGTTTCAATGCCTCGCTTATCAAAGAATGCCTTTTGCCCAGGATCACGAATGACAGCTTTTTCTTCAATATCCGTGTGATCTTGCGTCAAATCTGCGAAGTGTTTCGCCACTTTGCCATTAGCTCCAACAACAAGTACTTTCATATATAAGCTCCTTTCTCTGAACTTTTCGTATTTTATACTAGTATATCACCTGCTTTATCATTCGTACAAACTTAGCTATTCATTTTCCTCGACTTCAATATTTCCCACTCTTTGGTTGTAGTAATCTTCATAATCCTCTTTTAATATTTTATGCAAAGGTTCGATATGATTAAAGTCGTATCCTTCTTTCTTTTTCTGCACGTACCAATCAAATAGAATATCTTCCCCATTTCGTAATATCACCAACAAGCGATCTTTTTCAGACATGTCAAAATTTTCAATAGAGTAGGAACATTCTTGTAACGCATCAATAACTAACTGATTTTCTAAAAATTCAAGATAAGAATCTAATACATCGCCTTTTCTTTTAAAATCGACTAGCTTCTCCTGTTCCTCAACCGATTGTTCAAACATATTTGCTATCTTATCTTCAATTTTTCCCATTTGACTATAAAATTCATCTCGTCTTTTTTCCAAGGCATCAATTCTTTGTTTCGTATCCTCTTTTCTTAATTCATATCTTCTCATCATAGTTCCTCCATTCCAATTTTGTTTTTGACAAACGTACGTTCGCTTTTAAGAACAAACTAATCATAGCATTGTCGTTCTCTATTGTCAACGAACTTTTTTATCATTGTTCCTTTTAAAGAACAATGTTATAATAAGTAAAGAAGAACTGGGGGAGTATTAATTGAAAACAAACGATGAAATAATGAATGTTCTTGAACAACTAAAAAAAGAAAACAATCTTTCAATCAGTGAGATCGCACGACGTGTAGGTATGGCAAAATCTGCTGTTTCTAAGTATTTCAATCGCACACGCAAGTTTCCTTTAAATCGCATTGAAGATTTCGCTCGAGCAATGAACGTCAGTCCAGAATATATTTTAGGTTATGACAAGGGGTATATTTATTCCAAAGAAGTTGCAAATATCCCTGTTATTCAGTCACTTTCTACTGAGTCTACTATCGTGGCTGAGCCCAATGCAGAAACTTATTATCCTACAGCTTCTTTCGGTTTGCCTGCAGGAGAACTATTTTATTTTAAAATGACAGATATCAGTATGGAACCAGCCATCCCTGAACACGCAACCGTTCTGCTTAAAGTTCAAAATGACGTTTCAGATGAACAAATCGCTGCAGTAACATTAGATGACGACCCCACACTACTTTTAAAAAAAGTAAAAAAGCAGGATGATTTTATCCTTTTACTTGCAGAAAACCCTGATTACGCACCGATTATTGTTACTCAAAAGAACTCCATCAAAATCATTGGAAAAGCAATTCGGGTAAGCTACGACCTTTGAGAAAAGTAGACTATTGTCTGCTTGATAACAATGTCAAGAAAGTATTTTGCGAGAAAAAACATTGCAAGGAGTAACTACCTTGCAATGTTTTGAGTGATATTTACATGAGGCCACTAAAAAATATTGTCTTCCTGAATATATTTATCTGATTGCTTACTACACAGACGTAAATATATTTTCATTCTACTCACATATCGGCAATACGTATCCCTTTACCAAAAACTGATTCCCAGTCAGATTTAAATGCTTCCAATGTTTGTTCTGTCAACGGGTGTACAGACATATTATTTAGCAAATCTAAAGTAACAGCTATGTTCTCTGCTCCGGCTTTAAGCGCCTTTTCAATGTCATTATTATTTTTCAAAGAAGCAGCACAAACTTTGCAATTGATTTCTCTTTCGTTAAATGCTTTTTTTATTTCTTTTACTACCTTAACGCCAGAGGATCCTAGTTTATCTAATCTACTTACATAAACCGCTACATAATCTGCCCCAGCTTCAGCAGCTAGCATTGCTTGATTAAACGTATAAATTGCAGTACATGAAGTTCTAATGCCTTGCGTTTTTAATTTCTTTATTGCCTTTAACCCCTCTCGACAAGCAGGAATCTTAACAAATGTATTTCCTGGCACTAGTTTAACTACTTTTTCAGCATCTTCTACCATTTCTTCTGCCGTATCTCCCATAGCCTCTAAAAAAAATGGTAGCTCACAACCAATAACTTCTCTAATCATTAATGCATTTTCTATAAAGGAAACATTTTTCCCTTGTAAATCTTTCGCTGCAATTGTTGGATTCATACTAACAGAGTTAATAGGAAAAACTCCCAGTGCTTGCTTCACCATATCTAAACTTCCCGTATCTAAACAATATTCCATATTTATTCCTCCAATTTTTTAATTTAATATTCCTATTGCACCTAATAAAATTCCTATCACCATAATTCCAATAATTTGAAACAATATATTTACTTGTTTTTTATTCAAATAATAAAGTAGAAATGTTGTAAGTAATGGCAATAAACTAGGCATAATCTCATCCAAAGAATCTTGTAACTTAACGGCAGATTCGCCAACACCTAACGTAATGGGTGTAGCCATGGTCACAGTCGATGCAATCATAGAACCGATTACCATTAATCCCACTATTCCCATGCTTAACATTAGCTTATTCATAATACCTGAGTTAGAAATTTTAGTAACAAGATCATTCCCTAATTCATAGCCATATTTCACTCCCAAGAATCGAATTGAAAATGTTGGGATATTATAAATCAATAAAAATAGGATTGGTCCAAGAGGATTACCATTTTTACAAAAGCTCGCAGCAATTCCTGTTGCAATTAATCTTAGTGTGCCAAAAATTAAAGAGTCTCCAACACCTGCCAATGGTCCCATTAAAGCAACTTTCATTGCATTAATTGAGGATGTATCAAAATCAGGATTATTTGCATTTTCTTCTTCCATCGCTGCAGTTATCCCAAAAATAAGGGGATGAAAAACTGCTTGACAATTATAAAATTCTAAATGTCTTTCATAACCTTTAATTCTATCTTTTTTGTCTGGATACAATTTATTTATTACCGGTATCATTGAATAGGCAAATGACATATGTTGTTGTCTTTCGTAATGCCATGCGTGTGAAGTAGTAAAACTACGCCAAAACCCTTGTTTTAATTGTTTTTTTGTTAATTTAGCTTCAGAATTAGAAGTCACTTATATCATCTCCTTCAGATATATCATCTTTTTTATTTTTAAATTCGTCGGAAATAAGTAGCGTACCAACAATCGATAACGCAACAATAAGTACCCCTATTGCTGAAATTTCTAAAAAAGCAGTCAGAAAGAAACCAAGCATCAAAAAA contains:
- a CDS encoding RrF2 family transcriptional regulator, whose product is MRLKKSLEEAVCILLILAKEEGDSSVKSYRISEQLGVSDSYLKKILRKLVLGGVVTSTSSKGGGFRLAKPIENIFMIDVYYAIEGKHSCVQLRNLAEHVFPSSGESKKVKDNMYILLNESEQLFLNKLAGYPLVKLMQ
- a CDS encoding MgtC/SapB family protein, which encodes MLLAAVFSGFIGFDREFKNRPAGIRTHILVCIGAALIAMIQKEITYTALEIAKNNPEFAGVIRADEARLIAQVVSGIGFLGAGTIVVTKQVVRGLTTAASLWTVAGLGLAIGMGNYRIAIVGFIGIMLVLSVLKRVINIPTLKKIEISFVHKATTKEFIADYFKDKDIDVKDVDFEVKKRGDSRIYTNVYTVELPRTLSYQTVVEDLSMHENMVRVHLISM
- a CDS encoding rhodanese-like domain-containing protein codes for the protein MYPSITVGELAEKLRNESITILDVQEKEDFEKNHIDGAINLPIGEFVTEAENLPKNKTYYVISKAGIRNARACDYLVSLDYDVVNIQGGMNAWQSTEG
- a CDS encoding heavy metal translocating P-type ATPase, translating into MDKTYRTAEHESDDYQSNTHEHAGHLPGEIPMYFIGVVAYLLALFGPFSTLVSNFLFGVAVVLAGFHVIIEGIVETITDTKEKNKFHPNVHLLMTLAVLGAMAIGSFDESALLILIFAGAHFLEEFAEGKSQKEITNLLQMNPTQARLLQSDGSTKMVNVQEVNVGDQLKVLPGDQIATDGFIIKGHTTIDESSINGESMPKEKLEEEEVFASTINGQGTFVMQVTKDSSETVFADILRLVEQSRNNLPKAATKIKKIEPIYVKSVLFIVPVFVLIMPVLFNWSWEMSIYRGIVLLITASPCALAVSAVPATLSAISNLAKKGILFKGGAYLANLSSIKAVAFDKTGTLTKGKPVVTDSFYKDKAKQIKWQQIIATMEESANHPLATAILEEYGELQSLEMDVTNEIGQGIVAEYEGKHYRIGKPSLFDNVSDDIQAKTKEFASAGKTVIYFSEDEEAVALIALMDKADEKAAEAIAYLKKQQVNTLMITGDAKTTGEAVAHALGIDDVYSNVLPENKAEAITSLQNKYGKTAMIGDGINDAPALVKADIGFAMGDGTDVAIDVADAVIMQNDLLKFEYAYKLSKKLDKIIWQNIIFAMGVVLLLSVLNIVGKMDIGLGVLAHEGSTLLVLFNGLRLLFPLKKKAPENVY
- a CDS encoding nucleoside deaminase; the encoded protein is MIHEVDKNYLKRCVELAEIALMNGDAPFGSILVSQEGKILFEDHNKIASGDNTRHPEFEIARWAANHLNEAERREAVVYTSGEHCSMCASAHGLVGLG
- a CDS encoding SDR family oxidoreductase; translated protein: MKVLVVGANGKVAKHFADLTQDHTDIEEKAVIRDPGQKAFFDKRGIETTVLDIVHNSIEEFAEAMNDVKAVIFSAGAGGSGLDKTVMVDLDGAIKIMTAAEKANVKRFVMVSTFRTGRKQMAKGIENDWPLKIYTIAKNYADEWLKNRTELDWTIIHPGTLTDEEGTGKIKVGMGNRHGEVPRQDVAQTILASLENDSTIHKEFEVLSGNEPINDAVKSV
- a CDS encoding LexA family protein, yielding MKTNDEIMNVLEQLKKENNLSISEIARRVGMAKSAVSKYFNRTRKFPLNRIEDFARAMNVSPEYILGYDKGYIYSKEVANIPVIQSLSTESTIVAEPNAETYYPTASFGLPAGELFYFKMTDISMEPAIPEHATVLLKVQNDVSDEQIAAVTLDDDPTLLLKKVKKQDDFILLLAENPDYAPIIVTQKNSIKIIGKAIRVSYDL
- a CDS encoding transaldolase family protein: MEYCLDTGSLDMVKQALGVFPINSVSMNPTIAAKDLQGKNVSFIENALMIREVIGCELPFFLEAMGDTAEEMVEDAEKVVKLVPGNTFVKIPACREGLKAIKKLKTQGIRTSCTAIYTFNQAMLAAEAGADYVAVYVSRLDKLGSSGVKVVKEIKKAFNEREINCKVCAASLKNNNDIEKALKAGAENIAVTLDLLNNMSVHPLTEQTLEAFKSDWESVFGKGIRIADM
- a CDS encoding PTS system mannose/fructose/sorbose family transporter subunit IID, coding for MTSNSEAKLTKKQLKQGFWRSFTTSHAWHYERQQHMSFAYSMIPVINKLYPDKKDRIKGYERHLEFYNCQAVFHPLIFGITAAMEEENANNPDFDTSSINAMKVALMGPLAGVGDSLIFGTLRLIATGIAASFCKNGNPLGPILFLLIYNIPTFSIRFLGVKYGYELGNDLVTKISNSGIMNKLMLSMGIVGLMVIGSMIASTVTMATPITLGVGESAVKLQDSLDEIMPSLLPLLTTFLLYYLNKKQVNILFQIIGIMVIGILLGAIGILN